GACGCCGCTGCGCATGGCGTCCCCGCGGAGGTCCGAGGGGCGCAGCACGCGCGTCGATCGGGGTTCGTCGAACCCGGCGGCGATGACGGTGACGCGGACCTCGTCGGCGGCGTCCTCGTCGTGCGTGATGCCGAACAGGACGTTGACGTCCTCGACGTCCGTCGCTTCGCTGATCCGCTCGACGATCTCCTGCGCGTCGAACAACGTCAGTTCGTCGGAGCCGGTGACGTTGATCAACAGGCTGCGGGCGCCTTCCACGCCGCGCGACAGCAGCGGCGACTGCGTCGCCGACGTCGCGGCCTCCTCCGCGATGCGTTCGCCGCGGCCCGCACCGATCCCCATCAAGACGGTGCCGGCGCCCTCCAGGAGGGTCTTGACGTCGGCGAAGTCGACGTTGATCATGCCGGGCACGTTGATGACGTCGCTGATGCCGCGCACCCCGTGGTAGAGGATGCGGTCGGCGACCCGGAACGCGTCGGAGAGCTTCGTCTTGCGGTCCAGGGCGGACAACAGGCGTTCGTTCTCCACCACGATCAACGCGTCGACGTGCCGCTCGAGCTTCGCGAGGCCCTCGTCCGCCTGCCGCCCCCGTTTGGGGCCCTCGAACTTGAAGGGGGTCGTGACGACCGCGACGGTGAGGGCCCCGACCTCGCGGGCGACCTCGGCGACGACCGGTGCGCTGCCCGTCCCGGTCCCGCCGCCCATGCCGGCGGTGAGGAACACGAGGTCGCTGCCGGCCAACACTTCGCCGATGCGGTCGCGGTCCTCGAGGGCGGCCTTCTCGCCGACCTCCGGGTTGGCGCCCGCCCCCAGCCCCTTCGTGAGGTGGTCGCCCAACTGGATGCGGGTGTCCGCCAAGCTGGTGGCCAGGACCTGCGCGTCGGTGTTCGCGGCGATGAACTCCACGCCGATCAGGCCGGTCTCGATCATGCGGTTGACGGCGTTGTTGCCGCCCCCCCCGAGGCCCATGACGCGAATCACGGCGTTGTCGTCGTATCTCATGCCTGCCTCCCGTCGCCGGCGCCCACGGCGGCCGGACGAACCATCAGAAGAAATCCTTGAGCAGCGTCCGCAAGCGCTTCCATGCGGCGGGGGCGTCGCCCGCGCCGCGGGTCGGTGCGGGCGGCGCCGCATGCCGCGTGGCGTGGCGGACCAGGCCCACGGCGGTCGCGTGGGTCGGGGCGGACACCACGTCGGTGAGGCCCGACACCCCCTGCGGCCCGGCGATGCGGACCGGGAGGCGGAGGCGTTCCGCGGCCAGCGGCTCCGCGCCGGCGAGGCGACTCCCGCCGCCGGTCAACACCACGTGCCCGGCGTTGAGTTCCAACGCCCCGAGGTGGGTCTCGACCTCGCGTTTGGCGAGGTCCAGGATCTCCATCATGCGGGGCTTGACGACCTGCGCCAACTCGAACGTGGAGAGGCTGGCGGTGTAGCCGGGGTTGGCGACCTCCAGCACGACGTCGCGGTCGGCGAGCTCCGGTTGCGCGACGCCGTGCAGGCGTTTGACGCGTTCCGCTTCGTCGGGCGGGATGCGAAGCAGCTGCGCGATGTCCTGCGTCACGTGGTCGCCGCCGACCGGCAGGACCGCGGCGTGCGCCAGGACGCCGCGCCGCACGACGGCGACGTCGGTCGTGCCGCCCCCGACGTCGATGACCAACGTCGTGACGTCCTCGTCCGCGTCGCCGAGCACCGCGAGGCTCGAGGCGAGCGACTGGACGACGAGCCCGTCGACCGCCATGCCGGCGTCCTCCACGGCGCGGCGCAGGTTCGCGAGCGGACCGCGCTGGCCGGCGACGACGTGGACGTCGACCTCGAGGCGGACGCCGCTCATGCCGACCGGGTCCTTGATGCCGTCGTTGCCGTCGACGACGTACTCCTGCGGGATGACGTGCAGCAGCTCGACGTCCTGCTCCATCGGGACGGCGCGGGCGTTGTCGATCGTGCGTTCGAGGTCGGCGCGGGTGACCTCCTGCCCCCGCCGAATGGCGGCCATCCCGTGGCTGGTGAACGACGTCAGGTGCGGACCGCCGACCCCCAACCAGACGGAGGCCACCTCGACGCCGGCGACGCGTTCCGCGGCGTCCACCGACGCGCGGATCGAGCGCACCGTCCGCTCGAGGTTCGCCACGACGCCCTTGCGCATGCCGTCGCTCGCGACGGTGCCCTCGCCGATCACGTCGAGGACGCCGTCGCCCGCGATCTCGCCGATCACCGTCGTCACCTTCGTCGTCCCGACGTCCAGACCGACGAGGATGCGTTCGTCACTCATCCGCCACGCTCACTCCCCACGGGTAGATCGCGACCCGTCCCGACCCGGCGGCCCGCACCGCCGCCCACTCGCGACGCAGGGCCTCGAGGTCCGGGGTGCGGACGTGCAGATCGGCCAGGGCGATCGTGAAGCCCATTGGCGCGTACTCTATCACCTTCGGGTCCTCGTTCCGCAGGAGCCGGAGGAGGGCGAACGCCTCCTCCCGGCGGGGGGGACCCCACCCCCGCACGACCGGCAGGTCGGCCCGCTCGAGGGCCGCGACGTCCGGCAGGACCGTGCCGTCCTCCGCCCACACGACGGCGTTCATGGCGGTGCCGTTGCGGGCGAACGGCGTGCGTTCCTCGACGGTGATGCGGACCG
The sequence above is drawn from the Trueperaceae bacterium genome and encodes:
- the ftsZ gene encoding cell division protein FtsZ; translation: MRYDDNAVIRVMGLGGGGNNAVNRMIETGLIGVEFIAANTDAQVLATSLADTRIQLGDHLTKGLGAGANPEVGEKAALEDRDRIGEVLAGSDLVFLTAGMGGGTGTGSAPVVAEVAREVGALTVAVVTTPFKFEGPKRGRQADEGLAKLERHVDALIVVENERLLSALDRKTKLSDAFRVADRILYHGVRGISDVINVPGMINVDFADVKTLLEGAGTVLMGIGAGRGERIAEEAATSATQSPLLSRGVEGARSLLINVTGSDELTLFDAQEIVERISEATDVEDVNVLFGITHDEDAADEVRVTVIAAGFDEPRSTRVLRPSDLRGDAMRSGVDPGNYDIPAFLRYQPDGDA
- the ftsA gene encoding cell division protein FtsA, whose translation is MSDERILVGLDVGTTKVTTVIGEIAGDGVLDVIGEGTVASDGMRKGVVANLERTVRSIRASVDAAERVAGVEVASVWLGVGGPHLTSFTSHGMAAIRRGQEVTRADLERTIDNARAVPMEQDVELLHVIPQEYVVDGNDGIKDPVGMSGVRLEVDVHVVAGQRGPLANLRRAVEDAGMAVDGLVVQSLASSLAVLGDADEDVTTLVIDVGGGTTDVAVVRRGVLAHAAVLPVGGDHVTQDIAQLLRIPPDEAERVKRLHGVAQPELADRDVVLEVANPGYTASLSTFELAQVVKPRMMEILDLAKREVETHLGALELNAGHVVLTGGGSRLAGAEPLAAERLRLPVRIAGPQGVSGLTDVVSAPTHATAVGLVRHATRHAAPPAPTRGAGDAPAAWKRLRTLLKDFF
- a CDS encoding FtsQ-type POTRA domain-containing protein, which codes for MASLVALTPPTRRRALLAAALLLALLAGTRVTPTVERIEVVGADHHAPADVARLARIAHGDPLLWITAWRVDDLVRDPWIAAAHVERRWPDAVRITVEERTPFARNGTAMNAVVWAEDGTVLPDVAALERADLPVVRGWGPPRREEAFALLRLLRNEDPKVIEYAPMGFTIALADLHVRTPDLEALRREWAAVRAAGSGRVAIYPWGVSVADE